A section of the Paenibacillus yonginensis genome encodes:
- a CDS encoding bifunctional ADP-dependent NAD(P)H-hydrate dehydratase/NAD(P)H-hydrate epimerase gives MRIVSREQMRALDKAAIEGLGIPALVLMENAGRAIAEEVIAFCRKRGSSAAAGNDEPAGGWTAAGGYGSPVIRAQRRLGGGDAAVRPERWLILAGKGNNGGDGIVCARHLRAAGIEADLLYADEPQRLSGEAAVQHGIAERLNLPFEVYEPGRTDFTSYTGIVDALLGTGSSGAPRGRYAALIGEAAGSGLPVVAADIPSGIDSDSGEVPGACIRADVTVALGYLKAGLTQYPAAGYAGEVVVRDIGIPDELAEQAGGDAFLLTESVLRSRLGADPAGARHRQPDAHKGSYGHVLLAGGSMAMTGACLLAGRAALRGGCGLATWALPEGTLPYVLGAVPELMLAPVGQGGDRHWSAPAAADVLRLLQTRDVLAAGPGLGRFAGDTDWLRALWEGADKPLVLDADALNILAAADGLHAWPRRDAPTILTPHPGEMARLAGMPTAEVQRDRLGLARRFAAEHGVTLVLKGARTVVAAADGRVFVNATGNPGMATGGTGDVLTGLIASLLAQGHDDVAAACLGVYLHGAAGDKAAAARGSAASLLAGDLIDAL, from the coding sequence ATGCGGATTGTAAGCAGGGAACAAATGCGGGCGCTCGACAAGGCCGCGATCGAAGGTTTGGGCATTCCGGCGCTCGTACTAATGGAAAATGCCGGGCGGGCGATCGCGGAGGAAGTGATCGCTTTCTGCCGGAAGCGGGGAAGCTCCGCAGCGGCAGGGAACGATGAGCCGGCAGGGGGGTGGACCGCTGCCGGCGGATACGGTTCGCCCGTGATCAGAGCCCAAAGACGGCTGGGGGGCGGCGATGCCGCAGTTAGGCCGGAAAGGTGGCTGATCCTGGCCGGGAAAGGTAATAACGGCGGAGACGGGATTGTCTGCGCCCGGCATTTAAGGGCCGCCGGGATTGAAGCGGACCTGCTGTACGCCGACGAGCCGCAGCGGCTTTCGGGCGAGGCGGCGGTGCAGCACGGCATTGCCGAAAGGCTGAACCTGCCTTTCGAAGTTTATGAGCCGGGGCGGACGGATTTCACGTCCTATACCGGCATCGTGGATGCGCTGCTCGGTACCGGGAGCAGCGGGGCGCCGCGCGGACGGTATGCGGCGCTGATCGGGGAAGCGGCCGGAAGCGGCCTGCCCGTGGTGGCGGCGGATATCCCGAGCGGAATCGACAGCGATTCCGGCGAGGTTCCCGGCGCGTGCATCCGGGCGGACGTGACGGTCGCGCTGGGGTATTTGAAGGCCGGATTAACGCAGTATCCGGCCGCCGGGTACGCCGGCGAGGTGGTTGTCCGGGATATCGGCATCCCGGACGAGCTGGCCGAGCAGGCGGGCGGGGACGCTTTCCTGCTGACGGAAAGCGTGCTGCGCAGCAGGCTGGGTGCCGATCCGGCGGGAGCAAGGCATAGGCAGCCGGATGCGCACAAGGGCAGCTACGGCCATGTGCTGCTGGCCGGAGGAAGCATGGCCATGACCGGCGCGTGTCTGCTCGCCGGGCGGGCCGCTTTGCGCGGCGGCTGCGGCCTCGCGACCTGGGCGCTGCCTGAAGGCACGCTGCCGTATGTGCTCGGGGCCGTGCCCGAGCTGATGCTGGCCCCGGTCGGCCAGGGCGGCGACCGGCATTGGAGCGCGCCTGCAGCCGCCGATGTGCTGCGGCTGCTGCAGACGCGTGACGTGCTTGCCGCCGGACCTGGTCTGGGCCGGTTCGCCGGCGACACGGACTGGCTCCGCGCCTTATGGGAAGGCGCGGACAAGCCGCTTGTCCTCGACGCGGACGCGCTGAACATCCTGGCGGCGGCGGACGGCCTCCATGCCTGGCCGCGCCGGGATGCGCCGACGATCCTGACGCCGCATCCCGGCGAAATGGCCCGCCTCGCCGGCATGCCCACGGCCGAGGTCCAGCGGGACCGCCTCGGCCTGGCCCGCCGCTTCGCGGCCGAGCACGGGGTCACCCTCGTGCTCAAAGGCGCCCGCACCGTCGTCGCGGCGGCGGACGGCCGCGTCTTCGTCAACGCGACCGGCAATCCCGGCATGGCGACCGGCGGCACGGGCGACGTGCTCACCGGCCTCATCGCCAGCCTGCTCGCCCAAGGACACGATGACGTCGCGGCGGCCTGCCTCGGCGTCTACCTGCACGGCGCCGCCGGGGACAAGGCGGCTGCCGCGCGCGGCAGCGCAGCTTCGCTGCTGGCCGGCGACCTGATCGACGCGCTGTGA
- a CDS encoding proline--tRNA ligase has translation MRQDKLLVPTLREAPGDAEANSHKLLLRGGYIRQLAAGVYTYLPLGWRVLRKVSNIVREEMDRTGAQELLMPAMQPAELWQESGRYHVYGPELIRLKDRNDREFALGPTHEEVITTLVRNEVTSYRKLPMNLYQIQTKYRDERRPRFGLLRGREFMMKDAYSFDVNWEGLDKVYKEMYNAYSRIFTRVGLDFRAVEANAGSIGGEGENHEFMALADIGEDTIVSCTACDYAANLEKAEAGFTEVPRRDEGAPAFERIHTPGSASIAQLSEALGVPANQLVKTMIYVADGKIAAVLIRGDHEVNELKLQEVLGFEDIRPAESEEVAAAGFVPGFASPVGLDVTVIADREVMNVASWIVGANEKDYHLKHVIPGRDVKITKVADVRNATEGDVCPRCGKPLQFHRGIEVGHVFKLGTKYSQALGATFLDQEGKSQTMIMGCYGIGISRILSAITEQRSDGGSMVWPVSIAPFHVHLIQIAAKDEAQRQLAEQLYEQLQAAGIEVLYDDRDERAGVKFKDADLMGMPIRVTVGKQAGEGLVEFKNRAEDRNEVYTAEQVMAEVLRFVKP, from the coding sequence ATGAGACAAGACAAATTATTGGTCCCTACGCTAAGGGAAGCGCCAGGGGACGCGGAGGCGAACAGCCATAAGCTGCTGCTTCGCGGCGGTTACATCCGCCAGCTGGCGGCGGGGGTTTATACGTATTTGCCGCTCGGCTGGAGAGTGCTGAGAAAGGTATCCAATATCGTACGCGAGGAAATGGACCGCACAGGCGCCCAGGAGCTGCTGATGCCTGCGATGCAGCCTGCCGAGCTCTGGCAGGAGTCTGGCCGCTACCATGTATACGGCCCTGAGCTGATCCGCCTGAAGGACCGCAACGACCGTGAATTTGCCCTTGGACCTACCCATGAGGAAGTCATTACGACCCTGGTTCGCAATGAGGTTACCTCCTACCGCAAGCTGCCTATGAATCTGTACCAGATTCAGACGAAATACCGCGACGAACGCCGTCCGCGTTTCGGCCTGCTGCGCGGCCGGGAGTTTATGATGAAGGATGCTTATTCCTTCGACGTGAACTGGGAAGGACTGGACAAGGTTTATAAAGAGATGTATAACGCCTACAGCCGGATCTTTACCCGTGTTGGCCTGGATTTCCGCGCGGTGGAAGCAAATGCCGGTTCCATCGGCGGCGAAGGCGAGAACCACGAGTTCATGGCGCTAGCCGACATCGGCGAAGATACCATCGTAAGCTGCACAGCCTGCGATTATGCGGCGAACCTGGAGAAAGCCGAAGCGGGCTTTACGGAGGTTCCGCGCAGGGATGAAGGAGCGCCTGCCTTTGAAAGAATCCACACACCGGGCTCCGCTTCCATCGCCCAGCTGTCTGAGGCTTTGGGCGTACCTGCGAATCAGCTGGTGAAGACGATGATCTATGTAGCCGATGGCAAAATCGCAGCCGTATTGATCCGCGGCGATCATGAAGTTAATGAGCTGAAGCTGCAGGAGGTGCTGGGCTTTGAAGACATCCGTCCGGCTGAAAGCGAAGAAGTGGCGGCGGCCGGCTTTGTTCCCGGTTTTGCCAGCCCTGTGGGCCTTGATGTGACGGTGATCGCAGATCGTGAAGTCATGAACGTGGCCAGCTGGATCGTGGGTGCCAACGAGAAGGACTACCATTTGAAACATGTCATTCCAGGACGTGATGTGAAGATCACGAAGGTAGCTGATGTCCGCAATGCGACCGAAGGCGATGTTTGTCCTCGCTGCGGCAAGCCGCTTCAATTCCACAGAGGCATCGAAGTCGGTCACGTCTTCAAGCTGGGCACCAAATACAGCCAGGCGCTGGGCGCTACCTTCCTCGATCAGGAAGGCAAATCGCAGACGATGATTATGGGCTGCTACGGTATCGGCATTTCCCGGATTCTGTCCGCCATTACCGAACAGCGTTCGGACGGCGGCAGCATGGTCTGGCCGGTCAGCATTGCGCCGTTCCATGTTCACCTTATTCAAATTGCGGCGAAGGATGAAGCGCAGCGCCAGCTGGCTGAACAGCTTTACGAGCAGCTCCAGGCCGCAGGCATCGAAGTGCTGTATGATGACCGTGACGAACGTGCGGGCGTGAAGTTTAAAGATGCCGATCTGATGGGCATGCCAATCCGTGTAACGGTCGGCAAACAGGCCGGTGAAGGTCTGGTTGAGTTCAAGAACCGCGCCGAGGACCGGAATGAGGTTTATACGGCCGAGCAGGTGATGGCTGAGGTTCTGCGTTTCGTTAAGCCTTAA
- a CDS encoding DUF1634 domain-containing protein: MDGSKVKTEAAAAQNTSRIAAVELAVSKMLRIGIYVAAAVIIIGLLWLLITGEGGYPKDTYPTSFMGIINGVADWKPVAVIEAGLLLLILTPVLRVFVSLFVFLQEKDYRFVAITALVLVILIISFALGKAG; the protein is encoded by the coding sequence ATGGATGGGTCCAAAGTAAAAACAGAAGCCGCAGCTGCGCAGAACACCAGCCGGATCGCCGCTGTTGAGCTTGCGGTCAGCAAAATGCTGCGCATCGGTATTTATGTCGCTGCAGCAGTTATCATTATTGGCCTGCTCTGGCTGCTGATTACCGGAGAGGGCGGTTATCCCAAGGATACGTACCCGACCAGCTTTATGGGCATTATTAACGGCGTTGCGGATTGGAAACCTGTAGCGGTAATAGAGGCTGGTCTGCTGCTGCTGATTCTGACGCCGGTGCTGCGCGTGTTCGTCTCCCTCTTTGTGTTCCTTCAGGAAAAAGACTACCGCTTTGTCGCCATAACGGCGCTGGTGCTGGTAATTCTGATTATCAGCTTTGCGCTGGGCAAAGCCGGCTGA
- a CDS encoding ABC transporter substrate-binding protein: MYNKMKKLGAGVLAGFMTLTLAACGSNSGSSNAAAGSGDKVKIELAISKSSQDSAFVQQDLLDAFEKETGIKVNLQLLPAEQTATVLQTKLAVDETPDIVQYNLASATTDLNLERNFEILDNEPWVSRILNKDVLSAYGHVYSFQLSQDTGMQGVVYNKDIFKELGLSIPNSFEEFLAVCEKIKAAGITPVFMPYKDNWAANIWPAAAFADYADKNEPTLFDDINANKKKWSDVPEFQNILQQQYEIYQKGYTNADILSDSYDMAVGKFLGKEVAMMFMGDWLIQDVIAKDPNMHMGLFPIPYAANAKLGASPLGGQLFIPKKAKHMAEAKKFLDYLASKDVAQKIVDDQRFVSNFNDVQTPELPEYKQEIVDNYITPKKTVLTTDAYMLVDRSELYRLLQDEFAGGLDPKGVLAAWDDKFQQLMKDKGIDGF; encoded by the coding sequence ATGTACAACAAAATGAAGAAGCTCGGTGCAGGGGTGCTCGCCGGCTTCATGACTTTAACGCTGGCAGCCTGCGGCTCCAATTCAGGAAGCTCAAACGCAGCCGCCGGGAGCGGAGATAAAGTGAAAATTGAGCTGGCCATTTCCAAAAGCTCACAGGACTCAGCATTTGTCCAGCAGGATCTGCTTGATGCCTTTGAGAAGGAAACCGGCATTAAAGTCAATCTGCAGCTTCTGCCGGCTGAACAAACGGCTACTGTTCTTCAAACCAAGCTGGCAGTGGATGAGACCCCGGATATTGTGCAATACAATCTTGCAAGTGCTACAACGGACCTCAATCTGGAAAGAAACTTCGAAATTCTCGACAATGAACCGTGGGTCAGCCGCATTTTAAATAAAGACGTGCTCTCCGCCTACGGCCATGTCTACAGCTTTCAATTAAGCCAAGACACCGGGATGCAGGGGGTTGTCTATAACAAGGACATTTTCAAAGAGCTGGGGCTCTCGATTCCAAACAGCTTTGAGGAGTTCCTCGCTGTCTGTGAAAAAATCAAAGCGGCAGGCATTACGCCGGTATTTATGCCTTATAAAGACAACTGGGCCGCTAACATCTGGCCGGCGGCTGCTTTTGCAGACTATGCGGACAAAAATGAACCTACATTGTTCGACGACATTAACGCCAATAAGAAAAAATGGTCCGACGTTCCGGAATTCCAGAACATTCTGCAGCAGCAGTATGAAATCTATCAAAAGGGCTATACCAACGCCGATATTCTCAGCGACAGCTATGATATGGCTGTAGGTAAATTCCTGGGCAAGGAAGTAGCCATGATGTTTATGGGCGATTGGCTGATCCAGGACGTTATTGCCAAAGATCCAAATATGCATATGGGACTGTTCCCGATCCCTTATGCTGCTAATGCCAAGCTCGGCGCCAGTCCGCTCGGCGGTCAGCTGTTCATTCCGAAGAAAGCCAAACATATGGCGGAAGCGAAAAAATTCCTTGATTACCTCGCCTCCAAAGACGTGGCTCAGAAGATCGTAGACGATCAGCGTTTCGTCTCCAACTTTAACGACGTTCAAACGCCGGAGCTGCCGGAATACAAACAGGAAATCGTGGATAACTACATCACGCCTAAGAAAACGGTATTGACTACGGATGCTTATATGCTTGTGGACCGCAGTGAGCTGTACCGTCTGCTCCAGGATGAATTCGCCGGCGGACTTGATCCGAAGGGTGTTCTCGCCGCTTGGGACGACAAATTCCAGCAGCTGATGAAGGATAAAGGCATCGACGGCTTCTGA
- a CDS encoding response regulator, with translation MYSIMIAEDSKPILRHIQRMVQAMELPVRVAATASNGLEALEKLKSQPADILLTDIRMPKLDGLELIEHSKQANPRLLAVLITGYSDFEYARKAVNLQAFDYLLKPVEEQQLTEVLQRLVEKLEERQQSDRRLWEGAVEPRFLASMVFGADLYAGDKFMLLLGRRPFALAAAWTEARIRTALEKAYDSGSFWLLPAARPEQFLLLGDEADLKAEGSAELWAEQVSGILEADGLPAVVLAEPSPAGILLLNTIYGKLDRLMREQLTVSGTFAETSCSSKAEEHLLTGGEADKLTVYTQLADLLANRQKDRFLLLLRQQLPNLQGGQVRLAELERFVRFLADAFSVALERERPEETEADPGEEVRRMLASESLEAFEDELLVWEAGKFELLLEPNRKSGEELFAQLDAYLKSHLYAQLTISDAASHFYVSPSYISRIVKRYSNSTFVHYYMDLKMAEARRLLVTGQNAKIKDVAELLGFEDQHYFSKVFKEYSGCSPTEYKDKGTSADL, from the coding sequence ATGTACAGCATTATGATCGCAGAGGACAGCAAACCGATATTACGTCACATTCAGCGGATGGTTCAAGCTATGGAACTCCCCGTACGGGTTGCCGCTACAGCTTCCAACGGCCTTGAAGCACTGGAAAAACTCAAGTCCCAGCCCGCCGATATCCTGCTGACGGATATCCGCATGCCCAAGCTTGACGGACTGGAGCTGATCGAGCATAGCAAGCAGGCGAATCCAAGGCTGCTTGCTGTGCTGATTACCGGCTACAGCGACTTTGAGTATGCCCGGAAAGCGGTCAACCTTCAGGCTTTTGATTACCTGCTGAAGCCCGTGGAGGAGCAGCAGCTGACGGAGGTTTTGCAGCGTCTGGTAGAGAAGCTTGAGGAGCGGCAGCAAAGCGACCGCAGATTGTGGGAGGGGGCTGTGGAGCCCCGTTTCCTCGCCTCTATGGTATTTGGCGCTGACTTGTATGCCGGAGACAAATTTATGCTGCTGCTTGGCCGCCGGCCGTTTGCGCTTGCGGCTGCATGGACTGAAGCGCGTATCCGCACGGCCTTGGAGAAGGCTTATGATTCCGGCAGCTTTTGGCTGCTGCCTGCGGCTCGGCCGGAGCAGTTCCTGCTGCTGGGAGACGAAGCTGACCTGAAAGCGGAAGGTTCCGCAGAGCTTTGGGCGGAACAGGTATCCGGCATTCTGGAGGCTGACGGTTTGCCGGCTGTGGTTCTGGCTGAACCGAGTCCTGCCGGGATTCTGTTGTTGAATACGATCTACGGCAAGCTGGATCGTTTGATGCGGGAGCAGCTGACCGTATCGGGCACGTTCGCCGAAACGTCTTGCAGCTCAAAGGCGGAAGAGCATCTGCTGACCGGAGGAGAAGCAGATAAGCTGACGGTCTATACTCAGCTTGCCGACCTGCTTGCGAACCGGCAGAAGGACAGATTTCTGCTGCTGCTCCGTCAGCAGCTGCCGAACTTGCAGGGCGGACAGGTCCGGCTGGCGGAGCTTGAACGGTTTGTCCGATTCCTGGCGGATGCCTTCAGCGTTGCGCTGGAACGCGAGCGGCCGGAAGAGACGGAGGCCGATCCGGGGGAAGAAGTACGCAGGATGCTGGCAAGCGAAAGCCTGGAAGCCTTTGAGGACGAGCTTCTCGTTTGGGAGGCCGGCAAATTCGAGCTGCTGCTGGAGCCAAACCGCAAAAGCGGAGAAGAACTGTTCGCCCAGCTCGACGCCTACCTAAAGAGTCATCTGTATGCCCAGCTCACCATATCGGATGCAGCCAGTCATTTCTACGTAAGTCCATCCTATATCAGCCGGATCGTCAAGCGGTATTCAAACAGCACATTCGTGCATTATTACATGGATCTCAAAATGGCTGAGGCCCGGCGCCTGCTGGTGACCGGCCAGAATGCGAAAATCAAGGATGTGGCGGAATTGCTGGGATTTGAGGATCAGCATTATTTTTCAAAGGTGTTTAAGGAGTATTCGGGCTGCAGCCCTACGGAATACAAGGACAAAGGAACCTCCGCGGATTTGTAG
- a CDS encoding sulfite exporter TauE/SafE family protein: MTADVIEIFLIAILAGVVGSILGLGGGIIVTPALTLLFGVDINHAIGASIISVIATSSGSAVAYIRDKITNLRVGMFLEVATTVGAITGAFLGALIAPKFLYVIFALLLLYSAYAMIKKTNQEVPQNVRQHPLAVKLQLQGEYYDKAMGQTVAYNVDRVPQGFGVMYGAGVISGLLGIGSGSFKVMALDVFMKMPLKVSTATSNFMMGVTAAASAVIYLFRGDINPVISAPVALGVLIGATVGSRLMQRMKSKTIRKLFIPVMIYVAAQMLYTGWRG; encoded by the coding sequence TTGACTGCTGATGTAATTGAAATTTTCCTGATTGCCATCCTTGCGGGGGTGGTCGGATCCATTCTGGGCCTCGGGGGCGGCATTATCGTGACGCCTGCGCTGACGCTGCTGTTCGGTGTAGACATCAATCATGCCATCGGGGCCAGCATTATTTCCGTCATCGCCACGTCCAGCGGTTCGGCGGTTGCTTACATTCGCGACAAAATTACGAATTTGCGGGTAGGCATGTTTCTGGAGGTGGCCACGACGGTCGGGGCTATAACCGGTGCTTTTTTGGGGGCGCTTATCGCTCCGAAATTTTTGTACGTCATTTTTGCCCTGCTGCTGCTCTATTCGGCTTATGCGATGATCAAGAAGACAAACCAGGAAGTGCCGCAGAACGTGCGTCAGCATCCGCTGGCAGTTAAACTCCAGCTGCAGGGAGAATATTATGACAAGGCCATGGGCCAGACGGTGGCTTATAACGTAGATCGCGTGCCGCAAGGCTTTGGCGTGATGTACGGGGCGGGAGTTATCTCCGGTCTGCTGGGCATTGGCAGTGGGAGCTTTAAGGTCATGGCGCTTGATGTGTTCATGAAAATGCCGCTCAAGGTGTCCACAGCAACCAGCAACTTCATGATGGGCGTAACGGCTGCGGCCAGTGCGGTTATTTATTTGTTCAGAGGCGATATTAATCCCGTGATCTCGGCTCCGGTTGCTTTGGGCGTCCTGATCGGTGCTACGGTGGGATCGCGCCTGATGCAGCGCATGAAGAGCAAAACCATCCGCAAATTGTTTATTCCGGTCATGATTTATGTGGCGGCGCAAATGCTTTATACAGGCTGGAGGGGTTAA
- a CDS encoding DUF421 domain-containing protein, translating to MAIGEITLKLVIGFVGLWVMTRWLGKKEISQLTPFDFISSIMLSELVGNTIYDEETGIMKLLYSLLLWALLSFLFEKVTQHFRKWRQVMDGRPSILIRHGKVDLKEMRRNSVDFDQLRMLLRQQNVFYIGDVDYAIFEAGGTLSVMKKSGSETVTRSDLNLPDKPGELSYNLIEDGEIVEENLELIGRTREWLVKQLEQQGYKELDEIAYAEWQRSGGLYVLEYKEGSLKQPEGEL from the coding sequence ATGGCGATCGGCGAAATTACATTAAAGCTAGTCATTGGTTTTGTGGGGCTGTGGGTGATGACGAGATGGCTAGGCAAAAAGGAGATTTCACAGCTGACCCCCTTTGACTTCATATCCTCCATCATGCTGAGCGAGCTGGTGGGCAATACTATCTACGACGAAGAAACCGGGATCATGAAGCTGCTGTATTCGCTGCTGCTGTGGGCACTGCTTTCCTTCCTGTTTGAAAAAGTAACCCAGCATTTCCGGAAATGGCGGCAGGTCATGGACGGCAGGCCATCCATTCTCATCCGGCACGGAAAAGTCGATTTGAAGGAAATGCGGCGCAATAGCGTGGACTTTGACCAGCTGCGGATGCTGCTGCGGCAGCAGAATGTTTTTTATATCGGAGACGTCGATTATGCCATCTTCGAAGCTGGCGGTACCTTGAGCGTCATGAAGAAATCCGGTTCAGAAACCGTAACGCGCAGCGATTTGAACCTGCCTGACAAACCTGGAGAGCTTTCTTACAATTTAATTGAGGATGGAGAAATCGTTGAGGAGAATCTGGAACTGATCGGACGCACCAGGGAGTGGCTTGTGAAGCAGCTGGAGCAGCAGGGGTACAAGGAACTGGACGAAATCGCTTATGCCGAATGGCAGCGGAGCGGAGGGCTTTATGTGCTGGAATATAAAGAAGGCTCGCTGAAGCAGCCGGAGGGCGAACTTTAA
- a CDS encoding NAD(P)-dependent oxidoreductase, translated as MKIAIFGATGTIGSRILKEALRREHEVTMVVRDPSKLAEATPNERLHVKRGDLLMPQSVAEAAAGHEVVISAYGPRFGAEDELLEVARSLVEGVKKAHVHRLLVVGGAGSLEASPGVLLMDTPAFPEEIKPLARAHAKALEIYQASDIDWTYLSPPAAIEPGDRTGMFRIGTTRVILDELDNSRISAEDYAVALLDEIEDAQFIRERFTVAY; from the coding sequence ATGAAAATCGCTATATTTGGTGCTACGGGCACAATAGGGAGCCGGATCTTGAAAGAAGCTTTACGCCGCGAGCATGAGGTGACGATGGTCGTCAGGGACCCGTCCAAGCTGGCTGAAGCCACGCCGAACGAACGGCTGCATGTGAAGAGAGGGGACTTGCTGATGCCGCAGTCGGTAGCGGAAGCCGCTGCCGGTCATGAGGTGGTGATCAGCGCTTACGGTCCGCGTTTTGGGGCGGAGGACGAGCTGCTGGAGGTAGCGCGTTCCCTGGTCGAAGGGGTGAAGAAAGCCCATGTCCACCGGCTGTTGGTGGTCGGCGGAGCGGGAAGCCTTGAGGCCTCGCCGGGCGTTCTGCTGATGGATACGCCGGCTTTCCCGGAGGAGATTAAACCGCTGGCCAGAGCCCACGCGAAAGCGTTGGAAATCTATCAGGCTTCGGATATCGATTGGACCTATTTGAGTCCGCCGGCAGCGATCGAGCCGGGAGACCGGACGGGCATGTTCCGGATCGGCACAACCCGCGTGATTCTGGACGAGCTGGACAACAGCCGGATTTCGGCGGAGGATTATGCGGTTGCCCTGCTGGATGAAATTGAGGATGCCCAGTTTATCCGGGAGCGGTTCACGGTCGCTTATTAG
- a CDS encoding cache domain-containing sensor histidine kinase, protein MDVVRPFLKESWEYPSWIESAYALYRTPEGPVFFIRAIMDQNGHVFGYLAIQLKQEYLSRAAAGSTGSEVYVLSQDGQLIYSSVEEEGRGTAELLKTPDFTKPDQAAGVYLSGGTHYVAYNQSSTTGWTAYTLTPKKVILGPVNSVLYISMLLITSLLLFSSVYIYLSARNLLLPIRKLRSQILRIDYSNLNMKVETRSSNNELLQLNEAFRELLDRLQASREREKLAVQEEAKARNSALQAQIAPHFIHNTLYLISIAAMEGRNEVVSEMCKHLSESLRYIVSAPYQHVSLTQELEHAKHYLMLVQPNFEDDLVWHVDEEAAFEQVRLPRLVIQPFVENCIEHAFKTADPPWRIEVKVKLYNGLWAVEIKDNGRGFEPDKIREILDKVNRTGSGEERESLGSGTAGDIAGLGNMGIVNTVHRLKLMYKNRLFFNLYNHSDYGGGAVIQIIGSLSKDFY, encoded by the coding sequence ATGGATGTCGTGCGGCCGTTCCTGAAGGAAAGTTGGGAATATCCCAGCTGGATCGAAAGCGCTTATGCCCTGTACCGCACGCCGGAGGGACCTGTCTTTTTTATAAGAGCGATCATGGATCAGAACGGTCATGTATTTGGTTACCTGGCTATTCAGCTGAAGCAGGAATACCTGAGCAGGGCAGCGGCCGGCAGCACCGGAAGCGAGGTTTATGTTCTGAGTCAGGACGGCCAGCTCATTTACAGCTCGGTGGAAGAGGAAGGGCGTGGGACGGCGGAGCTGCTCAAAACGCCGGATTTCACGAAGCCGGACCAAGCGGCGGGCGTGTACCTCAGCGGCGGTACCCACTATGTAGCCTACAACCAATCTTCTACTACAGGCTGGACCGCTTATACCCTTACACCGAAAAAGGTTATTTTAGGACCGGTAAACTCGGTTTTATATATCTCGATGCTGCTGATAACTTCATTGCTGCTGTTCTCGTCGGTTTATATTTATTTGTCAGCACGGAATCTGCTGCTTCCGATCCGGAAGCTGCGCAGTCAAATTTTGCGAATTGATTACAGCAATCTGAATATGAAGGTAGAAACGCGTTCCTCCAACAATGAGCTGCTGCAGCTGAACGAGGCTTTTCGTGAGCTGCTTGACCGGCTGCAGGCTTCCAGGGAGCGGGAGAAGCTGGCTGTACAAGAAGAAGCCAAAGCGCGGAATTCCGCGCTCCAGGCCCAGATCGCTCCGCATTTTATCCACAATACGCTTTATTTGATCAGTATTGCGGCAATGGAAGGGAGAAATGAGGTGGTTTCCGAAATGTGCAAGCATTTGTCCGAAAGTCTGAGGTATATCGTGTCTGCCCCTTACCAGCATGTAAGCCTCACGCAGGAGCTGGAGCACGCCAAACATTACCTGATGCTGGTCCAGCCAAATTTTGAAGATGATCTGGTATGGCATGTGGACGAAGAGGCGGCCTTCGAGCAGGTTCGCCTGCCCCGGCTCGTCATTCAGCCGTTCGTGGAGAACTGCATCGAGCATGCCTTTAAAACAGCCGATCCTCCGTGGAGAATCGAGGTTAAAGTGAAGCTGTATAACGGGCTGTGGGCCGTAGAAATCAAGGATAACGGAAGAGGATTTGAGCCGGACAAAATCCGTGAAATTTTGGACAAGGTGAATCGGACCGGCAGCGGGGAAGAGCGGGAAAGCCTGGGTTCAGGGACGGCCGGGGACATTGCCGGACTTGGCAATATGGGGATTGTCAACACGGTACACCGCTTGAAGCTGATGTATAAGAACCGGCTTTTCTTTAATTTGTATAACCACTCAGACTATGGAGGAGGAGCGGTCATTCAAATTATCGGGTCCTTGTCCAAAGACTTTTATTGA